From Paenibacillus sp. PL2-23:
CAGATCGAACCAGGACCGATACCAACCTTAACGACCGATGCGCCTGCTTCGATCAGATCGCGTGTCGCTTCGCCTGTCGCTACGTTGCCCGCAATAATCGTCAGCGCTGGATACGCTGCGCGAAGCTTGCGAACCGCTTCGAGAATGTTGATATGATGGCCATGCGCCGAGTCCACGACAAGCACGTCGATACCCGCGTTCACCAGCGCTTCCGCGCGGTCCATCGTATCCTTGGAGATGCCAACCGCCGCGCCGCACAGCAATCTGCCATGCTCGTCCTTCGCAGCGTTAGGGAATTGAATCGCCTTCTCGATATCCTTGATCGTGATCAGGCCCTTGAGCGTATTCTCATCATCCACCAGAGGAAGCTTCTCGATCTTGTGCTGCTGCAGAAGCACTTCCGCTTCCTGCAGCGTCGTGCCAACCGGCGCCGTCACCAGGTTGTCGCGCGTCATCACTTCACTGATTTTAATGGAATAGTCATGTACAAAACGAAGGTCGCGATTCGTCAGAATGCCGACCAGCTTCTTCTCTTCGTTCACAATCGGAACACCGGAAATGCGGTATTTGCCCATAAGCTCTTCCGCATCATACACATGATGGTTCGGTGTCAGCGAGAATGGATTCGTAATAACGCCGCTCTCGGAGCGCTTCACGCGGTCTACTTCCTCCGCCTGCTGCGCAGCCGACATGTTCTTATGAATAATACCGATACCGCCCTCGCGCGCGATGGCAATCGCCAAAGCGGATTCCGTTACGGTGTCCATGCCTGCGCTGATGAGCGGGATGTTGAGCTTGATGCTGTCGCTTAACCGTGTCGAGATGTTAACCTCTCTTGGCAGCACTTCTGATTTGCGCGGAACAAGCAAAACGTCGTCGAACGTTAGCCCTTCTTTAGCGAATTTCGTTTCCCACACGAGTATGTTCCTCCCTTGTTTTCATTGCCTCTGACGTATATTATTGCAATATTAGCAGAGGGGGTAGGGGCTGTCAAGGCAGGGAAAAAGCTGTAATGGCGCGGTTTTTCCCAGCTTTAATTATGCAGAATTTTGACAATCTTCAGAAAAAGTCCGGTAAATACGGCGTTCTCGCCGGAATTCGAGCTTGTAAGCGATTTAATGCTTCCGATGGACCTTCAATCCCATTCGAGCGGCCCCAATCGTTCGTATTCCGGTATCCCAGCAGCCATGAGGTTAACGCTCCAATTCCCAGCTTCACGACCTCGCCCTCCTCTGGCGCCGCGCTCGAACGAGCAATCTCTGCCGATCCGTCTGCCGCGATATGGAGCTGGTACCAGCCATTATTCCAGGGTGCATGCTCGTCCGCAACTTCCAAGCACACTCGGTCCTCCTGTTCCGCAGCCAGGAACGGGTATTCCTTCAAGAAGGCTTCAACCTCCACAATACGCGCCATAAAATAAGGCATAACCTCCTGCCGGATTCGCGGATCCGGCAAAACATCGGTCAGCCGATCATCGATCGGCGCAGTCCATACCACCTTCTGGATCATGGAATCATGCTGCCCGATGAATGACCAGATCGCATCGTAAGCGCCTCGCGTCAGATAGAC
This genomic window contains:
- the guaB gene encoding IMP dehydrogenase gives rise to the protein MWETKFAKEGLTFDDVLLVPRKSEVLPREVNISTRLSDSIKLNIPLISAGMDTVTESALAIAIAREGGIGIIHKNMSAAQQAEEVDRVKRSESGVITNPFSLTPNHHVYDAEELMGKYRISGVPIVNEEKKLVGILTNRDLRFVHDYSIKISEVMTRDNLVTAPVGTTLQEAEVLLQQHKIEKLPLVDDENTLKGLITIKDIEKAIQFPNAAKDEHGRLLCGAAVGISKDTMDRAEALVNAGIDVLVVDSAHGHHINILEAVRKLRAAYPALTIIAGNVATGEATRDLIEAGASVVKVGIGPGSICTTRVIAGIGVPQITAIYDCASVAREYNVPIIADGGIKYSGDLTKAIASGASAIMIGSLFAGTAESPGETEIFQGRSFKVYRGMGSIGAMKEGSKDRYFQENESKLVPEGIEGRVPYKGPMADTVHQLLGGLRSGMGYCGTSTLEELRNDTQFVRITGSGLRESHPHDVQITKEAPNYSL